The genomic window AGCCGGTCCTTCAGTTCGACGTCCTCCTCAACGCCGATCTCCGCCCACCGCTCCCGGGGGATCCCTTCGAGGACCTCCTCGGTGATCTTCTTCTTCTTCGAAAGGAGCACCTCGGTCCGGTCCTCCGACATCAGCCGGACGGCGGATGTCTTTCCGAGGACCATCGCCTTCATCTTTCCGTAGGCGGTCTCGAGGATGATCCGGATCTCGTCCTCCTGGTCGCGATGGAGACGGTCGAGCTCCCGCTCCTCCAGCATCTGGGCGCGGTCGTCCTTCTCGCCGCCCTTCCGGGTGAACACCTTCGCGTCGATGACGATCCCCTCGATCCCCGGGGGGACCCGCAACGAGGAGTCCTTCACGTCGCCCGCCTTGTCGCCGAAGATCGCCCGGAGCAGCTTCTCCTCGGGGGAAAGCTGCGTCTCGCCCTTCGGTGTGACCTTCCCCACGAGGATGTCCATGGGCTTCACCCGGGCGCCGACCCGGATGATGCCGCTCTCGTCGAGGTCCTTCAGCGACTCCTCGCTGATGTTCGGGATGTCCGCCGAGATCTCTTCCTTGCCGAGCTTGGTCTCACGGGCGACGCACTCGAACTCCTCGATGTGGATCGAGGTGAAGATGTCCTCCTTCACGATCTTCTCGGAGATCAGGATGGAGTCCTCGAAGTTGTAGCCGCCCCAGGGCATGAAGGCCACGGTGACGTTGCGGCCCAGAGACAGCTCGCCTTCCCTGGTGGCCGGCCCGTCGGCGATCACTTCCCCCGCCCCGACCTTCTGGCCCAGGGTCACGATCGGCTTCTGGTTGATGCAGGTGTTCTGGTTCGAGCGGCGGAACTTGACGAGCGTGTAGATGTCGGCCCCGTACTTTCCGCCCGCGTCGGGCTCCTCCGACCGCACCACGATCCGGCGGGCGTCGACCGACTCGATCGTCCCTCCGCGCCGCGCTTCGACGGCCGCGCCCGAGTCGCGCGCGACGACGGACTCCATGCCGGTGCCGACGAACGGGGGCTCGGTCCGAAGCAGAGGGACCGCCTGCCGCTGCATGTTCGATCCCATGAGGGCGCGGTTGGCGTCGTCGTGCTCGAGGAAGGGAACCAGCGACGCCGCCACCGAGACGAGCTGGTTCGGCGAGACGTCCATCAGGGTGACGTCGGTCGACCGCACGATCGAGAACTCGCCGCCCAGCCGGGCGATGACCGTCTCCTGGAGGAACTTCCCCTTCTTCGGGTCCACCGCGGCGTTGGCCTGGGCGATGACGTGCTTCTCCTCCTCCATCGCGGAGAGGAAAACGATCTCCTTCGTGACGGCGGCGTTCTTCACGACTCGGTACGGCGTCTCGATGAATCCGAACTCGTTGATCCGGGCGTAGGTGGACAGCGACGCGATCAGGCCGATGTTCGGTCCTTCCGGCGTCTCGATCGGGCAGATCCGGCCGTAGTGCGTCGGGTGAACGTCGCGCACCTCGAAGCCGGCGCGCTCCCGGGTGAGGCCGCCGGGCCCGAGGGCCGACACGCGGCGCTTGTGCGTCACCTCGGAGAGCGGGTTCGTCTGGTCCATGAACTGGGAAAGCTGCGAGGAGCCGAAGAACTCCTTGATGACGGCCGACACCGGCTTGGCGTTGATGATGTCGTGCGGCATCAGCGTCTCGATGTCCTGGAGCCCCATCTTCTCGCGGATCGCCCGCTCCACCCGCACCAGCCCCATCCGGAACTGGTTCTCGATGAGCTCGCCCACGGTGCGGACGCGCCGGTTGCCCAGGTTGTCGATGTCGTCGGCCTCGCCGGCGTTCCCGTTCTTCAGGTCGATGAGGTACCGGATGACCCGCAGGATGTCCTCCTGGGTCAGCACCGTGTTGTCGAGGTCCCCGTCCGTCACCCCGAGCTTGTGGTTCAGCTTGAGCCGGCCGACGCGGGAGAGGCTGTACCGCTCGGGGTTGAAGAACATGTTCGTGAATAGCGATTCGGCGGCATCCTTCGTGGGAGGGTCGCCGGGCCGCATCTTCTTGTAGATCTCCTTGAGCGCCTCTTCCCGGGTGCGGATCTTGTCGGTGACCAGCCCTTCCCAGATCGCGCGATCGGAGTTCTCGAGGCTGAACACGGCCATCCCTGCGACGTTCTTCGCCCGCAGCGTCTCGAGGACCTCCGCCGTGATCTGTTGGCCGCACTCCGCCAGAAGCTCCCCCGTCGCGGGGTCGGCGACGTCGGAGACGACGATCTTGCCGACCAGGTCGTCCACGGAGATGGCGATCCGGCCGAACTTCACGCCTTC from Thermodesulfobacteriota bacterium includes these protein-coding regions:
- the rpoB gene encoding DNA-directed RNA polymerase subunit beta is translated as MAYLDYRNRIKRIDFSKNENVQEIPNLIQVQQESYEEFLQSNVSPEKRKEIGLQAVFKGIFPIADYNGRASLEFLSFAIGDPKWSEEECRERGMTYAAPIKVTVQLVIFDVDEKNPQARTIRDVKEQEVFFGEIPLMSEKATFIINGTERVIVSQLHRSPGVFFEHDKGRSHASGKVLFSSRIIPYRGSWLDFEFDHKDQLYIKIDRKRKFPIAVLLRAFGRTTEDLLRTFYDVEEVRIEGDKYTKEFRPELMVGLKMPVEVRHPDRSGEIAFKKGVKVQKKRAERFAREGVKFGRIAISVDDLVGKIVVSDVADPATGELLAECGQQITAEVLETLRAKNVAGMAVFSLENSDRAIWEGLVTDKIRTREEALKEIYKKMRPGDPPTKDAAESLFTNMFFNPERYSLSRVGRLKLNHKLGVTDGDLDNTVLTQEDILRVIRYLIDLKNGNAGEADDIDNLGNRRVRTVGELIENQFRMGLVRVERAIREKMGLQDIETLMPHDIINAKPVSAVIKEFFGSSQLSQFMDQTNPLSEVTHKRRVSALGPGGLTRERAGFEVRDVHPTHYGRICPIETPEGPNIGLIASLSTYARINEFGFIETPYRVVKNAAVTKEIVFLSAMEEEKHVIAQANAAVDPKKGKFLQETVIARLGGEFSIVRSTDVTLMDVSPNQLVSVAASLVPFLEHDDANRALMGSNMQRQAVPLLRTEPPFVGTGMESVVARDSGAAVEARRGGTIESVDARRIVVRSEEPDAGGKYGADIYTLVKFRRSNQNTCINQKPIVTLGQKVGAGEVIADGPATREGELSLGRNVTVAFMPWGGYNFEDSILISEKIVKEDIFTSIHIEEFECVARETKLGKEEISADIPNISEESLKDLDESGIIRVGARVKPMDILVGKVTPKGETQLSPEEKLLRAIFGDKAGDVKDSSLRVPPGIEGIVIDAKVFTRKGGEKDDRAQMLEERELDRLHRDQEDEIRIILETAYGKMKAMVLGKTSAVRLMSEDRTEVLLSKKKKITEEVLEGIPRERWAEIGVEEDVELKDRL